In Miscanthus floridulus cultivar M001 chromosome 19, ASM1932011v1, whole genome shotgun sequence, the DNA window GTGGATTGTGATGTGGTTCCAATGGAAGCATGCCAATTACTATTAGGAAGACCTTGGTTGTATGACCGAGATGCTCAGATTTGCGGTCACGCCAACAAGATTGTTCTGATGTACAAAGGGAGAGCGCATCACTTTGCTTCCCTTGTCACCGGAGGAGATTGTGAGAGATGATCTGAAAAGAAAACAACAAGAGAGTGAGAACCACATACGGGTGACCCACAAAAATAGTGAGGGAGAGATTCTaaagccaaataaaaccccacaGCCTCAAAGAACCGAGACACCAGGAAAAGAGGGTTTAGTTATGATGGTCAGGAAAGGGGATTTAAAAAAATTGAGTGAACCCAATGCTGTGTTCTATGTGCTCCTGTACAAGGACAATTTTCTTGTCACTAATGACTTACCCTCTACTTTGCCAAGTGTTATCTTTGATGTGTTACAGGAATATAAGGATGTCTTTCCAGATGAAGTGCCACCAGGACTACCACCTAAGAGAGGAAtcgaacatcaaattgatcttgtGACCGGTGCTTCACTCCCAAACCGTGCTGCCTACCGCGCCAACCCAGAAGAAACTAAGGAGATTCAGCGACAAGTGGAAGAATTGATGAGAAAAGGGTGCGTACAAGAAAGTCTGTCACCTTGTGCTATTCTTGtccttttagtgcctaagaaagatgggtcttgacggatgtgtgtggattgccgagcaataaataacattaccataaggtatagataccccatccctcggctggatgatatgcttgatgaacttagtgGTGCTATCATATTCACTAAAATTGATTTAAGAAGTGGATACCACTAGATTCGCATAagagaaggagatgaatggaaaacagcctttaaaacaaaatttgggttgtatgtatggttggtaatgcctttcgggttaaccaatgcaccaagtatatttatgagattgatgaatcatgtgcttagagctttcattggcaagtttgttatcgtttactttgatgacatcttaatttacagcaagtctcttgatgaacatgttgaacatatccaatgtgtgcTTGCTGTCCTACGTGAACAGAAATTATAtgctaaccttgagaagtgcaccttttgcaccgacaaggtagtctttcttggatttgttgttacaggacaaggagtggaggtagatgaagaaaatatcaaggctgTCCGGGACTGGACACCTCCACAGAACGTGAGCCAAGTAAGAAGCTTccttggacttgctggtttctatcagcggttcatgaaggatttcagcactattgctgcaccaatcaatgagctgacaaagaaagaagtgctcttcaagtggggagaagcacaacagaagacatttgaagaattgaagatgaagttaacaacagccccagtccttgcactcccagattttggtaagtcatttgaaatagaatgtgatgcaagtggagttgggattggaggtgtgctcatgcaaggacgACGGCCAATTACATATTTCAGTGAAAAGCTAAGTGGTCCGATTCTAAATTATTCAGTTTATGATAAATaattatatgctcttgttcggagtctgaaaacttggcaacattacctttttcctaaagaatttgtgatatattcagatcatgaatcattgaaacaccttTAAGGACAACTGAAACTGAATAGAAGACATGCAAAATGGTGTGAATTCATTGAATCATTTTCctatattgtcaagtacaagaaaggaaaagagaataTTGTAGCCAATGCGTTGTCTCGACGTCACACTTTGCTAACCCAACTTGACACTAAGATTCTTGGATTAGAAAACATAAAAGGTTTATATACAACtgattcatattttgctgaaccatattccaagtgtcgAGATGGCAAAGGATGGAAAAACTTTCATGTGCATAATGGGTTTTTATTTTGAGCTAACAAACTATGTATTCCAGAGTGCTCTGTTCGAATTTTACTTGTGCAGGAAGCCCACGTAGGAGGACTCATGGGCCATTTTGGCGCCAAGAAGACAGAACAAGTCCTTACcgaccacttcttttggccaaagatgagaagagatgtggagagacatgttcttcgctgcaaatcatgccacaaagctaagtctcgtgtgaaccctcatggattatacactcctctgcctatccctactgtgccttgggaagatatctccatggattttgttcttggtttacctcgaaccaagcggggaagggattccatctttgttgtggttgatcgttttagcaaaatggcacattttatcccaTGCCACAAGAGTGATGATGCGTCACATATCGCTGAAttgtttttcaaagaaattgtacgactacatggggtgccacgaaccattgtttctgatcatgacaccaaatttttgagTTACTTTTGGAAAACTTTATGGGGAAAACTTGGAACTTGGTTGCTGTTCTCTACGACGTGTCATCCACAaacggatggacaaactgaagttgtgaaccgTACTCTTTCAATGCTACTGCGAGCtatcctcaagaagaacttgaaactttgggaagaaagtttgccacatgtcgagtttgcatacaacagggcagtacactcgaccactaaattttgtccatttgaaattgtatatgggtttaaacccactgctcccatagatcttttgcctttacctatgcaggaacgtgtaaacttcgatgcaagcaagcgagccgagtttgtcaagaaccttcatgatagagctcggacaaacattgaaaagatgacaaagaTGTATGAGAAGCACGCTAATAAAGGTCAAAGGAAGGTGTTATTTGaaccaggagacttggtttgggtgcATCTACGCAAGGACATATTTCCTGAACAACGCAAAAGCAAGTTGCGAGCCCGAGCTGATGGTCCTTTCAAAGTGCTACGCAAGATCAACGACAACGCTTATGAAATTGATCTACCTAATACTTATGGTGTGAGTACCAGTTTTAATGTGGCCGACCTATCTCCattctttggattggaagagtcaaggacgactctttttcaaggggggaggaggatgatgtgaccacgccagtgtcggggacctctccgaccacctcggtgacctttccgaccacctcggcgacctctccgaccacctcggcgacctctccgaccacttcggtgacctctccgaccacctcggcaacctcggcaaactctccgaccacctcaccagctgatacaccactccaagtccctactggaccaatcacccgtagccgcgcccaaaagatacagcaagaggtgcacacgctactttgtgaatttcaattaaacattgatggtaatttcgaactacctaagtcgtgcatgttgttattactcaggttctccgaggaggaagacaaggatacatcaaggatgaatcagaaagaagagctacgttcgagtcaaccCAGCATGACAGAACCATCCAGATGAAACAATCATACTTTTTGTCTCCCAAAAGCTATGAAGGAAGGAGTTATAACCAAAATATTAAAGACTACACAGAAGCCCAGAAAACGCGCAGGAACTGAAGACCACCTCATAAAAGCTCTAGCCAGTTGGCCTTCCACCTCCCAACGTGATTTCTttagttcacatctatcttagagacttctcatagtataaataccacctctaggctattagaaaacactttttgatgatttgataattccagtgatattacagccgagctgccgagtgcttactcaaacccttgttcttcctggacttgtgaagagattcctctggaatccactagttcgtgctctgcgggttccagtacggctgtcccgccttgtgtggattagctccggttgtggttctgcggtcgtttggagatcgagtcgaagtcttcatGGTCTCGGTGTCTCTCTCCTCgtcgcttggtcgcatccaaccttggtcaggtataaagctagttattccgctgttgTTCAGTAAGTTACCCTTTTATTCccgctgccttgttgcaagttatcttgatcgtgacctactattgtgaagatcgggccaacccccgtactgaaatagttcagtacctatcaccagccgcctcttcTCAGCAGAtgataggtgccacttccgcggtgcgtacaccaccagaTCATAGCGCtaagaaggaccctgcaaccgaggacgacaaggacgacgatgacgacgatccCCCGagcttccgcagacagcacgaccagtgggacgattagCCGCagcacgagatcggcatgtctcagctaggtgatgtcccgcttggtacccaaggagcctcacaagtactatcaaagatagtttatttaaatacgtaggctccatgaactaacgatcataaaaaattataagtaatcgtgcgtatcatatacttgcaaggtacgagccatacgcatcgtcgacgcgaccataccgacgttggctactctctcaatgtgttgccaacaaattcaaagagacagagacgtccgatggatccttacactcctgggtcttagtttgttaggtcaaacgaatattggcgtccgaaacttgcagggtTATtttgttatgttatgtcaaacttatgtcaaaacaataaaaatgttatatggcagcttgtcaacttgcgcacggacttcatttatctgtttcatattcgtttctttgcgtcgcggcagcactgctggTGAGATTATGTACCAACTACTTCGAGAAGCGGCAGTCCCGacgtatctcgacgccggtggcaattttttataatcgattagttaaattggtggttaaccgtattatgaaagacgaaaaacaaatcattggcttatcaaattcacccgtcggccgtgaaaaaaattcaacaaaagacagaaacaaatctactattgattttacgtcaagcaatacttagaattACTCCCACTATCGGTGCGACGCGTTCGGATTAAACCGTTCAGGTACCGCCGgccgggcggcgggcgcggcggccaggcgggaTTGCTGCTTGGGTAGGCGGGACTGGACGcggtatttattcggctctgccgcgccacgggtcagggcgcggcactgccgcgccacgaatcagggcgcgtcactgccgcgccaagggcggtggcgcggcaagagctgccacgtCACTTGTCACTgaaaccggtcgtcgccacgtcagacctctgccgcgccaccatacatggcgcgacacaggcatttggccgcgccagggcaataggcgcggccaaaagtgttagttttttaaaaaaaaacttacgatgttagatttaaaattagttctaaaaaagtgttaaaattaaaaaaaaaattctctagAACATCGCAAACTTCTCGGAGAACCAGCCTTTTCCTTTGAAAATTATGCATACGATTACCGTGCACCAATAGAACATTTAGGCCAGATTAACACGTAATTGACCTTTTTTTGCGAGAAAACACGTAATGATTGACTTAAGTTGCAACGGTGAGCAATACTAGCAGTCTCACAAAATGTAACACGAAGaaaacaaacacacacacacagattCATGCTTATGCTTACAGCGTCGAGGCCCGTCCATCTGCGCGCGCCGAGCAGCAAGGCAAGAAGGACGAAGCCGACCATGACCGATCGCACGCCCCTCGTCCGCAGCACCGTCCCCGGCGACGACGACAGCCACCGCCCGGTCCGCGTCACCACCGGGGCGGCGCCGTCCTTGCGCGGCGTCCCGCCCTCCTCGGTgatctcctcctccgccgccggtgGTACCAACGGCGACCCCTCCTCGCCCGACGACGACGTCGCCGGGAAGACGGTGCTCCTCTTGGCCAGCCACAAGCTGAACGGTACGAACGTGAACAGAGGCAGGCAGGAGAATGAGGGGAGCGAAAGGAAACTCTGCTGCGCTAGTCGGCTACACGGGTGGATCTTATATGTAGCTCGCCACGGCAAGTCAAACGCTCGGGGAAAACTCTCAGTACCAATACGTCCATGCTTGAATTTTGACACCCAGAAGGATGAATGAACAACGATCGTACTGCACAAGCACAACTATATACGTCTTTGGCATGAAAGTAGCAGAATGGCATGTGCAGATGCTCAGTACGAATGCATTTGCTATCACACGTCAGATTTTTCAGCGAAACGTGGACTTCTGTTCATAAGTTTGGCCAGGTCGCCTCCCCTGCTTGTGTTCAGCGAAAAGATGCATTGAGATGGCGTCGGAGCAACAGTGAATACCTGAGCTTAGTTTAAGACTTACCAGCTGATTAGGACACAAAGCCCAAGACTTGACACGTCCAGAGAGAGATGGATATACTCCATTGCAATGGGATAGTGCTGTAGCGTTTACTAAAAAGCACAGGCTTATACTCATGGCAACTGCTTTTAAAGTGGCAAATACGCATGTGATCAGTTATCCACCAATACATTTTGtacaactagcatataaaaatgcTTTATATACACGTCGTCGTCAAGCTTTATACACAACATCGACTGTACATTTCAATGTAGTAAGACCTGTAACTGTGTATGTTTGTTCTGAACAGTGTAACTGTGTAGTCTGTATGTTCGTTCAGTCACAACAAAACAATGGGGAATCAGAACTCGATCCCGCTGTTCATCTGAACCGAGAACCATGGCCGGCCGAAACCGTGGAGTGGGGCGTCTACTCTGAACACTAACCCTGACCTCGCCGCTCCGCCATTCAGCTTCGATCTTCCGATCTGTGACGATACCCAAACATGATCAGCAGAGAGGAAGTGAAGTGAAACTTCTTCAGATGTAATGGTTCTGCTAACTGGACAGACCGATATGGAGGCGTATGCAGAAGGGGAAGCAGTGTGGGAGTAGCCGCAGACTACGCCGACATTGTCGTTCGCCGAATGGATCAGCTCCATGCACACCCCAGGATGGTGGCCGCCGATCGTCGGGCATATGCTATCCATCAGAAGAAGCTACAGTCAGTTCAGATGCCATGCATTTCGGTTTCATACAGAGTTCTGGACAGGAGCTGGTGAAACAGATCTTGGTACACTGCAATATGCAAGGAACAGGCAATTGTACTGACaaattttgttatttttatactactgttagaatTAAGAGTGGCATGGTTGATGTGGTTTGCCTGATCTGTGATGCTGGCTGCAGGATCAAGCCAGATGTCCTCCAAGACAATGCCTGGACGATCCCCAGCGAGAGAGACTTATCCGGCCACTGGACCATTGGGACGACGCTGCCGCCACTCCTGTTCTGCAAGCAACTGAGACGGCCTTTGTAAGTGCAGCAAAGACATTTAGCAATGGAAATGCGATTCCTGCTGCAATGAAGCTTGGTACGCTTCGATCATCGGTTGCCTGACCTTGAAAGAGAAGCTGAGCCTCTTCTCCCCCGGGAATTTTCCATGGGCTTGCAGGATCCCACCACGGAGAGGAAGGAAAGCGCGCGTCGTGAAGCCGTCGCCGGCAACGTATCTTAGTTGCCCATTTGGGAATTGCATATCCATGAACGACTGACAATATAATGTTTGAACAAAATGTTCAGTTGGAGATGGACAGGAGCTACAAAACTGAAAGGTAGCAGAAACAGGGATCGCCTAGACTTACACAAGCGAATGGGTTCAGGCATAACATGGACATGAAGAACCATCTCTTGTGAGCCGACCAATAAGCAGGGCAAACCGAGTGCACTCCGTTCTGCAAGAAGCCAAGAACAGATAGAGCTATTGTGTTCTCAAGTCAAGGCATTCTTTTTGCACAGTGTGTGTGATTCTTGGTTTAACGAAGCAATGCTGAAATTTTTGCGCGAGATCAACGCAAGCACGCACCTTGCGCTCGAATCCGTACCAGATGAGGTGGCGCTTGGAGAGGTGCACCGGGAACAGCAGCGTCGTGTCGCGGACGAAGAGGACCGGGCCGAGCTGCACGAGGAAAAGGTTGGCACCAtagccggcgccggcgcctgtCGGCGCAGAGCCACTGgcggcgccgccgctgctgctgctgtgcgaCGCCTCCGCGCGCCACAGGTCGCCTCTGGCCACCACCGAGCTCTCCACTTCGTTCGTCCTGCTGTCGTACGTCGCCGACAGGTTCATGCTCCCCTGCGCCCGCGCGAACCTACCGGAGGAGCCGAGGGGGTCGCCGCCTCTGGTGGTGGCCCCCTCCttgctggccgccgccgccgacgatctCCCGCCATTATTCTTGCCAGAGTTGCGCCGGCGCTGCTTTGGCACGCCGCCGCCGGAGTAGAAGGTGTCGTCGATGCGGAGGCGGCGGAAGACGTCGCCAATGGCGCGGCCCAGGCGTCCCCCGGCGTCGAGCACGGCAGCGGCCACGCCGGAGAGCTGCTGCTtctgcgacggcgacggcggcgggagcGGGACGGGGAGGAACGCGGCGACGCGGCGCGCGAGGCCATCGGCCGCGGCGGACATTGGCGGGCGGACGCGGAGCGCGCGCGGGGGAGGGAACCTGGTTCGGGGTGATCGTTGGCCGTTGGAGGATAAGGGGCTCGTGGCGGGAGGGAGCTGGAGAGGGAAGGGCGGAGGTGAAAGGAGTTCTGCATGGACGCGGTGTATGGGGATGTGTCTTCGGTGTTGCCAACTAGTTGTCTGCGTGGTTCGGTGGACGCTGTCTATGAGATCTGATGGTGGGACTTGGCggcttttttttttagaaagccgTACTTTATTAGCTCATAATTGAATTACAAACACCATCAGGTGACGACAAAAACTAGACATGTCTACCAAGAGACATGGATACAGAGCTCCTAGCTAATCTATGTGAGACTTGCCACTTGAGAGAGCGTGCGCAGATTACCCGTTGAAGTCATTGGCTAGGGAGATGTTGGGCCTAGCAGCCCGTAGAGTGTGAATTACAACACCTTTGGCCCAGCTCCTCCGGCTCCTACAGTGTTGCTCCGTAGCAAGAGATGTGG includes these proteins:
- the LOC136528148 gene encoding uncharacterized protein isoform X1, encoding MSAAADGLARRVAAFLPVPLPPPSPSQKQQLSGVAAAVLDAGGRLGRAIGDVFRRLRIDDTFYSGGGVPKQRRRNSGKNNGGRSSAAAASKEGATTRGGDPLGSSGRFARAQGSMNLSATYDSRTNEVESSVVARGDLWRAEASHSSSSGGAASGSAPTGAGAGYGANLFLVQLGPVLFVRDTTLLFPVHLSKRHLIWYGFERKNGVHSVCPAYWSAHKRWFFMSMLCLNPFACSFMDMQFPNGQLRYVAGDGFTTRAFLPLRGGILQAHGKFPGEKRLSFSFKNRSGGSVVPMVQWPDKSLSLGIVQALSWRTSGLILQPASQISICPTIGGHHPGVCMELIHSANDNVGVVCGYSHTASPSAYASISIGRSKLNGGAARSGLVFRVDAPLHGFGRPWFSVQMNSGIEF
- the LOC136528148 gene encoding uncharacterized protein isoform X2, which translates into the protein MSAAADGLARRVAAFLPVPLPPPSPSQKQQLSGVAAAVLDAGGRLGRAIGDVFRRLRIDDTFYSGGGVPKQRRRNSGKNNGGRSSAAAASKEGATTRGGDPLGSSGRFARAQGSMNLSATYDSRTNEVESSVVARGDLWRAEASHSSSSGGAASGSAPTGAGAGYGANLFLVQLGPVLFVRDTTLLFPVHLSKRHLIWYGFERKNGVHSVCPAYWSAHKRWFFMSMLCLNPFACSFMDMQFPNGQLRYVAGDGFTTRAFLPLRGGILQAHGKFPGEKRLSFSFKNRSGGSVVPMVQWPDKSLSLGIVQALSWRTSGLILQPASQISVPRSVSPAPVQNSV